A region of the Vidua macroura isolate BioBank_ID:100142 unplaced genomic scaffold, ASM2450914v1 whyUn_scaffold_187, whole genome shotgun sequence genome:
aaaaaatcccaagggAGCAACAACCTGGATCTACCTAAGGACGTTTTgtgtcttgaaaaaaaaaaaaaaaaaaggcaaaatcccagatttggggtgggaggtgggggggggACAGCCCCAGCGTGCCCGGAAGAGGAACCACGACAGTTCCGGGGACAAAACGCCCTCTAGAAGGATTTAATAACCCACAATAATTAATACGTGGTGGTTAATGATGCCGTGCTGGTGCCAACCCCTCCTCCGCCTGCGTCCGGCATCTTGGATCCCCTCCGGATCCGCTGCTCCGGGAACAGCCCTTGAGCTCTTATAGCTACGAATCAATCCCCACTGTGGTCACGACACGCTTCGTATCGCGACATAGCGGAGCCCCAGCGCCGCCGGGGGCGCCGTTTTCTCTCTGCGTCACTCCCTCGGGatggaaaaggagggggaagaatTCCACCAGGCTCCAGCTCGCTCCTGCCCCCGGTTGGATGTCGGGGCGGGGGGGCGCTGGCAGGATTTTTTGGACGATCTGAGACGCTCCCCGGAACCCTTCGGGACACCCCTTTGCCGGTTTTCTCCCAGCTCGACCCGGATCGATCTGGCACCGCTACACCCGCAGCTTTACTGCATCCCCTACCCCCATGGTGTCCGTGTTTTGGGGTGATTCAGGTTCTTCTGCGCCCCCAAATTCTGGAAACCCAGTTCGGGAGGGGATCCCCCACCCCCGTGAGATGCTCCACACAGCCCGCAGGGACCCTCACTGCACCCCACGCCTTGGGACGGGGACTGGGGGCTCATTTCTGTACTCTCCGTGAAATTGGGGGTTCCCCCCATGGAGGGGGAGTCCCCCCAACCCTGTGAAATCTCCTTGGGGCGTTTCCAATCTCTTCCCTGCTTACTGCATCCCCCATTTCTTACATCCTACCCCCGTGGTGTCCGTGTTTTGGGGTGATTCAGGTTCTTCTGCGCCCCCGAATTCTGGAAACCCAGTTCTGGAGGGGACCCCCCACCCCCTTGAGATGCTCCACACAGCCCGCAGGGACCCTCACTGCACCCCACGCCATGGGACGGGGGACTGGGGGCTCATTTCTGTACTCTCCGTGAAATTGGGGGTTCCCAAAAGGCGCTTCCCCCCATGGAGGGGGAGTCCCTGGGGTACCCCCCAACCCCGTGAGATCTCCTTGGGGCGTTTCCAATCTCTTCCCTGCTTACTGTATCCCCCCATTTCTCACATCCTACCCCCGTGGTGTCCGTGTTTTGGGGTGATTCAGGTTCTTCTGCGCCCCCGAATTCTGGAAACCCAGTTCGGGAGCCGTGAGATCTCCTTGGGGCGTTTCCGATCTCCTCCGCCGCTTATTGCATCCCCCATTCCTTAGGAGGGGTCCCGCACCCCAAAAAAAGACCCGGGACGGACGGGGATCCCCGCTGCCCCCCAACACCCCGCAGAGCTCTCCCTCTCCGGGAAGGGATCCCGATGCCCCGCGGCCCTCCCGGGGATGGGGAATCCTCTCTTCCCTCCAATCCACGCGTTGTCGGGGGGGGTGTCCCGGCACTGACCTCCGCGGCGTGGGCCGCCTCCTCGGCGGGAAGCACCGTGTGGGCGCGGTGCTCGCGGGACAGGTGACACACGACGCACACGGCCCGCCGGTCCTGCACGCAGTAAAGCCGCAGCGGTTCCCCGTGGCGCGGGCAGCGCGGAGGCCCGCCGGGCCTGacggggcggcggccgcgggcagcggcggcgcgggcggagCGGGAGGCCCCGGCGGCGGctcggcggggcccggcggcaGCCCGAGCTGGCGGACGATGTGCACGATGTTGCCCAGGGAGCGGTTGGGGCGGAAGAGGCGCTGCGGGACCGGCTCGCGGCACTGCGGGCAGCAGAGGCGCCGCGCCGAGTCCTCCCAGCACTGGGTGACGCAGGCGCGGCAGAAGTTGTGCCCGCACTCGGCCACCAGCACCGGGTCGTTGAAGTACTCCAGGCACACCGGCACGTCAGCTCGTCCTGCAGGCTCCGCGCAGCGCTGCAGGGcgccgggggcgcggcggggggcgcgggcggcgccTCCATGGCGGCCGCGGTGCCGGtggcggccccgggcccggtGGCGGTGCCGGTCGTGGCGCCGGTGACGACAACGAGTCCCCAAACTCTGCGCGTCCCCTCAGCACGGCGCCGCCGCCCGACTGACGGGCcgaggggcggggccgcgcctgCGCCGGGAGAAGAGGCGGGACTGCGCCTGCGCGGGAGGGGGAAAATAGGCGTGGTTTGATCCGTATAGAATGAGGTGGGCGTGGTCAGCGCGCTCCTGGGATATAAAGGGCGCGGCCAGGGGGGTTGGGCATTGATGGGGGTGTGGCTGCGCTTGCGCAGAACGAGAGGAGGCCGCTGTGGGCGAAATGTGGGGGGGGGCGATGCCCGTGAGGCGCCATAGGAGGGGCCTGAGGGCGCCATGGggtgaggggttttgggggtccctacaggatttggggaggggtaCCGGGGTCTATGAGGGCGAGGCCTGAAGGCACAATGGgttgaggggttttgggggtccctaCAGGATTTGAGGAGGGGTACCggggtctgtggggtgcagaACGAGAGGAGGCCGCTGTGCGCGAAGCGACGCAGGGGGGGCGATGCCCGTGAGGGCGCCATAGCAGGGGCCTGAGGGCGCTATGGggtgagggggtttgggggtccctaCAGGATTTGAGGAGGGGTACCGGGGTCTGTGGAGGCAGGGCCTGAGGGCGCCATGGggtgaggggttttgggggtccctaCAGGATTTGAGGAGGGGTACCGGGGTCTGTGGAGGCAGGGCCTGAGGGCGCTATGGGTTGAGGGAATTGGGGGTCCCTAGAGGATTTGGGGGAGGGGTACCGGGGTCTGTGGAGGCAGGGCCTGAGGGCACTATGGggtgaggggttttgggggtccctacaggatttggggaggggtaTCGGGGTCTATGGGGGCAGGGCCTGAGGGTGCTATGGGGtcagggttttgggggtccctagaggatttggggaggggtaCAGGGTCTCTGGGGTGCTGGGAAAGGTGAGGAGTCCCCTACAGGCTGCTCAGACCCTATAGGGTACGGGGGGGGACATTGGATGTCTCAATTCCCATACAATATGTGTGGGGTCTGAGCGtctgtggggtgttttttttttttggggggggggtgccttgctgtgggttttgggggtccctaTAGAATTAATGGTGGGCGTGTAGGATGGCTTGGGGAATTCCTGATGGATTAAGGAGGTTTACTGGGGCggataggattttttttttttttttttgaggggggtgTATGGGGATCTGTAGGGTGCTGGGAGGGCAGCAGTCCTAGGATGATCCCAAAAATCTGGGGTGGGTCGTTCGCAGGGGGGGCCCTGTGGTTGTTTTGGGGATCTTTATAGGATCTTTATAGGGGATGAGAGTGGAGGGGTTTCGGGGTGGTTTTCACAGCATCAGCTTCTCTGCCGTTAGAAACCCGCTCCAGGAAGCtgaattcagggaaaaaaacgACTCAAAACCTCCAGACGTACAAAAGCGACCCCAAAAAACCGACCTCAGCCCTTTCCTGGGTgtgaaaaaatgcatattttatgattggctttttggCAAATGTTACAATGGGTATTAtttgtgtaatgttggaaagttacgCTgcattaattctctcaagtCGTGtgttaaataaatgtatttttaggttataacacagtGTTAAAACAGAAACTATGCTATGtaaaagatactttttaacaagctcaagaaagagatgagataatcaagaaattcttcgcaCAGAGATGGCAGGGACAAAGCCCATAAAGACTTACGGCCTCCTTAtgggaaaagacaaatattcttccgccttctctccatctttatggaaccaccaggatgAAGGGGAAGGAGTTGaccacaaaaaaaccagagaaattattaatttgcaaggaatttatgcataaTATATGAGaaatatgaatatgcaacagggcgttgcttttaagggttgttcctttgttcacaaggcgtgtttttggcagctcagtgctcaAAAACGTCCGGgcgtccgtaattctttgctttttattgtcttgtaattgtcctaactccATATTTgtattactctaattgtattactatttttaatgaccattttattgttattaaacttttaaaatttaaaaaaaaaaaagtgatttgtgTTTTTCACACTGGGGGATTTAGCAATCCCTCCTCCATGAGACAGGTGGAGGACGactgtgaaaaacgccaatcacttgttttaaaaatgtataaaagttgaataaaaaaaataaaatggttataaaaaatAACGATACAAGTATAGTAATAAAGGTTGGACaattagagttaggacaattaatGAGACAATAACAGCCCGGGCTGGGTGCCTCTTTCTGGACAAAAATGAGCCAGGAAAAAGGACTCAGTTAAAAGAGGATTTACCCCTTAAGAGGGGTAACCTGTTGCagatacaaaacacttcatgattatgcatatattttatttaaaacaagaaattcctCTCATATTTGTCAAAAAGTTTAATCCCCAGGTGCCTTCGAGTCttaagtcaggcttgaagaaatttgtttctgttgatAGGGAAAgacataaattcctctcctctgaaAAATTTAGGGATTATTGTaattgttatctctgtgtgaagaatatcttgattatctcatctctttcttgagctggttaaaaagtatcttacatagtatagtttccattttaacattgtgttataacctaaaaatacatttattcaacacactacttgatagaattaatacagcacaactttccaacattacacatacaatattcattgtaacatttgcCAAAAAGCCAATCACAAAACGCGcattttttcacatattttaactactaaagctgaattttaattacaaaactacatttatcGTTAAAATGTTAACACAGCATAACTTCCCCCCAACATCGCACGTACGatattcattgtaacatttgccaaaaaaaaagccaatcgtaaaatacgcatttttcacaggATTTacccgatttttttttttttttccccccctcacgTTTCCGCCGCTGCCCTCTTCCAAAATGGCGGCCTCGCCTTCAGGCAGGACGCGAGGGAAAATGGCGGCGGCCTCCTCCCGCCCACGGCTGCCCGCGCGGCCCAGCTCAAGATGGCGCCCGCGGCCTGAGGCGCTGGGCGCCATCTTGGATGAGGTCAGCCAGCCGCCGTTGCCGCGGAACGGCGTGGAAGCGacgtttttttttcccccacaaccCCCCTCATGGCGGGGTTCTTAGCACATTTTTTTTCGGGGGGGGGTTTGTTGCTTCTATCCCTTGGTAGGAAATTCgcttttttaacctttttcctgctgggaagggttATGGCGCaatggcggggggggggggggcggtccTGCAGGCCCTTTCCCTCAGCCCACACCGGTTAAAACAACCCCAGAACCTCCCGCTACATTTGGAGGTTCAAGTACCCCCCAAAATTTGAAGGTCCCAGTACCCCCCCTAAATTTGGAGGTTCCAGTAGCCCCCTAAATTTGGAGGTTCCAATACCCCCCTAAATTTATAGGTTCCAGTACCCCCCCCTAAATTTAGAGGTTCCTGTACCCCCTTAAATTTATAGGTTCCAGTACCCCCCTTAAATTTATAGGTTCCTGTACCCCCCTAAATTTGGAGATCCCAGTACCCTCCTAAATTTGAAGGTTCCAGTACCCCCCTAAATTTGGAGGTCCCAGTACCCCCCTTAAATTTATAGGTTCCAGTACCCCCCTAAATTTAGAGGTCCCAGTACCCCCTAAATTTAGAGGTTCCTGTACCCCCCTAAATTTAGAGGTCCCAGTACCCCCCTAAATTTAGATGTTCCAGTACCCCCCCTAAATTTGGAGGTTCCAGTACCCCCCCTAAATTTcctcaaaaccttttttttttttttttaaatattaggaaaaaaccaccaaaccaccCACCAGGACAttaaacagcaatttttttttttttttttcacggAGCAAAgtggagtttttttggttttttattttaatttccgCCCAGACCCGCGGTTCTTACCGCCAGAGGGCCTCGGCCATTGTGcacagccctttttttttttaaatataatttttttttattccttccttcttccgTTTTTTAACTCTTATCGCTTAGGATATCAGAGGGACCCAGCTCATCCACTCCCCACATGCGCATCCCCActtttttttggggaggggggaaaaaaggggtttttttggggaaaaataaagtggcttatttttccccattccccgttcttccctcctccatcctcctctCAGGGTCCGGGATTTTCCAACCTCCAAtcccagggaaagggggaaaatgataaaaaaaaatcccaacacaccccccaaacccccaatcTCAAAGTTGTCTTTCCCCCTCAGGGGGGGCTTCCCTTCAGATGTGTCGAAcccatttatttccatttattttagcAGCATGGCAAAACGCCGAATAAATTAATAGGCCTGAGATGCTGGTGAGAGGCtccaaaatacataaaaataaagggaaacaTAGCAGGAGGGAATCCGTGCTGGAAATCAGCCGTTTATTCCTGCTGGCTTATTAGGGAATAATTGCCCATTTAATTTTCGGTGCCTGATCCTTGGAATCCTCACCAACCCACTGCTCCCCAAGGAGGATGAGAGGGGGAACAGTgggaagcagcttttcctttttttttcctattttttctttttttttttaatttttttctatttttttctctttttttttcctttcttttttttttcctattttttctttttttttctttttttttctctttttttcttttttttttttcttttttttgctattttttctttttttttcttttttaatctattttttatttttttccctttttttttctttttttcttcttcttttttttttctttcttttttttttttctaatatagACTAAAGCACTAAACCCTCTTccaaaaacccttttttttttttggttttttcccccccccacacacaaaaACTCAACCTCTGGGCACGGCAAATCCTCTCTTTCCAGAAAATTCCCCGTTTCCAAGCCTGACCTGCCGTCTGTCCCGCCTGGACCACGGAGAGGAAACACCAGCCCCTCACTGGGGCCACGGAGTCCTGGAGAAAGGGGACACCCCGCGTGGATTTTGGGGAGAAGTGGCCACTTTTCCCTATAACCTCATCTTCTGCTCTACTGGTAAGGTGAAATGCGGGGCATGGTGGCGTGAAAACACACAGGGGAACCCCATCCCctgaggatttttggggtcaaACAGCTCGGAAAAGAAGCCCTGAGGATCCGTACCCAtcaccagcagggctgggacctCCCCAGATCCTACTGGGGGGGCGTTGAAAGGGGCATTGAGGCAGGAATGCTGGAGAAGCCAGGCCAGGTTGCCTGGGCCTTGGAGTGGCAGTTGATAATTCAGAAGGCGGTTGagccaaaaaagcaaaacccccTCCATGTGCGTCCCCTGcggggaagaaggaagggaagaaggaagggaagaaggaagggaagaaggaagggaagggcttGTGGGGAAAGCGTCAGAGCACAGGGTCGGAGCACAAAGAGACCAAGGCGTCCGTGAGGTGCGGGGATCCCAGTTTATTCCTGCCCCCTCCATCCCCTTCTCCCGCCCGCTGGCAGCACGGAGTGGGAGCAGCACCGCTGGATTTCCGCAtcagagccagccctggcttCCCCCCACCCTTCCCTGACGGAGCCAGGCGCTGTTTCCTTTGGGAATCGGCTCCTTCTCCCCCAAGGTTGTCCCTTTTCCAGGATCTGGACTGCAGCAGCTTGCGGGGCAGATAAATCCCACGACAGAGCACCCCTGTCACCCACCCCAGTGCCCCTTCAAGTGTCACTTGGTGTCCTTTGGCGTGTCCCCGAGGCAagctttcccccccccccggctgtctCTCGGCGTCCATCGCGGTCCTTTAGGGGCCCTCACCGCTGTGAGCTCCGGGCTGGTCGCCGGCGAGCCGCGTCCTGGCAAGGGGCGAGGCGCCCGCAGCCTTGGGGAGGTGGCTGCGGCGGTGCTTGGCGAGGTGCGAGCCCTGGCTGAACGCCTCGCCGCACTCGGCGCACCCGAAAGGCTTCTCGCCGGTGTGGACGCGGCGGTGCCGCTCCAGGTGCGACGCCCACGCGAAGCCCTTGCCGCAGTCGCCGCAGGTGTAGCCCTTGGGCGCGGCGTGGCCGCGCCGGTGCACCAGGAACAGCGGGGCTTCCCCGAAGCGCTTCCCGCAGTCGCCGCACTTGTAGGGCCTCTCCGGCGAGTGGGTCTTGCGGTGCTGCAGCAGGTGAGCCTTCTGCGTGAAGCGCTCGCCGCAGCTGCCGCAGGGGAAGGGCCGCTCGCCCGTGTGGACGCGCCGGTGCCGCTCCAGGTGCGACGCCCACACGAAGCCCTTCCCGCAGTCCGCGCAGCGGTGCGAGTGCTCGCGGCTGTGGCACCGCTGGTGCCCGCGccagcgccggccccgcccggaACAACCTCCCGCAGTCGCCGCAGCGCAGCGCCTTCCTGCCCAGGTGCGTGCGGCGGTGCCGCGCCAGGTCGGAGCTCTGGCAGAAGGTCTTCCCGCAGGCCGGGCAGCGGTGCGGCCGCTCGCCCGCGTGGCTGCGGCGGTGCTTGGCGAGGTGCGAGCCCTGGCTGAACGCCTCGCCGCACTCGGCGCAGCCGAAGGGCTTCTCGCCGGTGTGGACGCGGCGGTGCCGCTCCAGGTGCGACGCCCACGCGAAGCCCTTCCCGCAGTCGCCGCACTTGTGAGGTTTGTCGGCGGCGTGGCCGCGGCCGTGGGCCGCCAGCTCGGCCGCGCCGGCGAAGCGCTTCCCGCAGTCGCCGCACTTGTGCGGGCGGTCGCCGGCGTGCGTGCGGCGGTGCTGCAGCAGGTGCGAGCTCTGGCTGTAGGTCTCCCCGCACTCGGGGCAGCCGAAGGGCCGCTCGCCCCGTGTGGACGCGCCGGTGCCTCTCCAGGTGCGACGCCCACGGGAAGCTCTTCCCGCAGTCGGCGCAGCCGAACGGCCGCTCCCGGGCCGGTCCTTTGCCGCGCAGGGGTTTGGCACGGCCGAGTTTGGGGAGCGCGGTGGGTTTCAGGGCGCCGGGGGACACGGCTTTGTCTGGGCGCTTCGCTTTGCGCCTGTTGGAGCCGTGGAGCTTCTGCCGCTCCAGGCCGTGGGATGAGCGCGGTCCGAGCCCGGCGCCGTTCCCCGACgctcctttctcctcttctttttcactcaccagcccctgagctgctgggaaaggggagaagcGGGAAAAGGTGAAAGCGTGAGGAGCGGGATGTAAAACAACGGAGCAGCAACAGGATTCTCCTTAAAAAATTTCGCTTTTTCacccctgagctgctgggaaacGGGAGAAGCGGGGAAAAGGTGAAAGCGTGAGGAGCGGGATTTAAAACAACGGAGCAGCAACAGGATTCTCCTTAAAAAATTTCGCTTTTTCacccctgagctgctgggaaacgggagaaggaggaaaaaggggggaggCATGGCCCTGATTGGAGCAGGGGTAGGATTTAAAACAATGGAGCAACAAGAAGATTCCCCTTAAAAATCTCGCTCTcccagagaggaggaagagagacaCAACACGGACCCGATCCCAGTTTGAGCTGGAAATGCGGACGTGCCAATTTTCAATTGAAAAATTCTCAATTTGAAATTAGGGGAGATCAATAACATTTCCTCCTGAAATTAGGAGAGATCAGTAACATTTCCTCCTGAAgaaggagaggggctggggcttGGGGAAATCCCCCTGGAAACTTGCCCAGATCCCTCCGCCCCTCTTCCCAAACTTGCTCTGCTCGGAGCAAGGAAAGGGCAGGGGGATATACAACGAGGAGGGAAATTTTGGGGGTGTCCTTACCCAGGGACATGAGGGTCTCGTAGCTCTCGTGCATCACGTCGAGGTACAGGGCCTTCTGCCGCGGATCCAGCAGCACCCACGGCTCCATGGCACAGGGAGCGCCGGGAAATGCAGattcctcccaaaatcccctgcaggggaggaggaaaatcctTTGAAATCCAAGGAAAACCCCCCCGCTTCAAAGTGCTTCATGCTTTTCCTGCGGTTCATTTCGAGGAATGTCGGGTTTTCACAGTCCCTCCATCCACACCTAATCCCCAGCGACCCCCAGAGCAAGGAGGGAACAGGGGGGTCCCTGCTTTGCCCCCCCTTGCTTTTTTGGCCGACCCCCGCCCCACAGCAACCTCTCCCTCCCCAGTCAGCTGTACCCGGGAGCACCCCCATCCCTGCGGAGCCCCCAGGGGGCTTCCCTCTCCATCCTGCCCATTCCCAAAAGGGGGCTCTGCCCTCTCCCGAAAGGAGCCAGACGAGCTGGGGGCAGCCGAACCGCGGTGCCCCGCTCCTCTTTTCGCCGCGTTTACCTGCCCGTCCCCCCTCCCGGCTTCCACAGGGGGCTTTTTCCTCTGGGAGGAATTCTCCTCTGGGAGGAA
Encoded here:
- the LOC128802793 gene encoding LOW QUALITY PROTEIN: zinc finger protein CKR1-like (The sequence of the model RefSeq protein was modified relative to this genomic sequence to represent the inferred CDS: deleted 2 bases in 2 codons) — encoded protein: MEPWVLLDPRQKALYLDVMHESYETLMSLAAQGLVSEKEEEKGASGNGAGLGPRSSHGLERQKLHGSNRRKAKRPDKAVSPGALKPTALPKLGRAKPLRGKGPARERPFGCADCGKSFPWASHLERHRRVHTGERPFGCPECGETYSQSSHLLQHRRTHAGDRPHKCGDCGKRFAGAAELAAHGRGHAADKPHKCGDCGKGFAWASHLERHRRVHTGEKPFGCAECGEAFSQGSHLAKHRRSHAGERPHRCPACGKTFCQSSDLARHRRTHLGRKALRCGDCGRLFRAGPALARHQRCHSREHSHRCADCGKGFVWASHLERHRRVHTGERPFPCGSCGERFTQKAHLLQHRKTHSPERPYKCGDCGKRFGEAPLFLVHRRGHAAPKGYTCGDCGKGFAWASHLERHRRVHTGEKPFGCAECGEAFSQGSHLAKHRRSHLPKAAGASPLARTRLAGDQPGAHSGEGP